A genomic window from Gambusia affinis linkage group LG16, SWU_Gaff_1.0, whole genome shotgun sequence includes:
- the LOC122846145 gene encoding activator of 90 kDa heat shock protein ATPase homolog 1-like, with protein sequence MAKWGEGDPRWIVEERADATNVNNWHWTERDATNWSSDKLKSLLLGLSVEDDEGACEVTEVSKLEGEASINNRKGKLIFFYEWNLKATWTGKSKTGVKYKGSIEVPNLSDENDMEDLDISISLNKDEPDTPLVHLMKTKGAEKIREALGSYVGFLKTEFTQGMILPTANGVAKPQSASQSKAKQDKTQVSSGSSTAAPVNTGVKIPTCKFTIRDTFLTSPAELYRVFLNQEMVQAFTRSPATVDGERGGKFRLLEGNVFGEFTELVPDEKIVMKWRFNNWPCEHYATITLMFLDRSSETELKVECRGVPNSEEEQTKGGWKRYYFEAIKQTFGYGARLF encoded by the exons ATGGCAAAGTGGGGAGAAGGAGACCCTCGCTGGATCGTTGAGGAGAGAGCCGATGCAACGAATGTCAACAATTGGCACTG gACTGAAAGAGATGCAACAAACTGGTCTTCAGATAAACTGAAGTCTCTGCTGCTCGGGCTGAGCGTGGAGGACGACGAGGGAGCGTGCGAAGTGACGGAAGTCAGCAAGTTGGAAGGAGAGGCCTCGATTAACAACCGCAAAGGGAAACTTATTTTCTTCTATGAATGGAACCTAAAAGCGACCTGGACTG gaaAGTCGAAAACCGGAGTAAAATACAAAGGTTCTATCGAAGTTCCAAACTTGTCCGATGAGAATGACATGGAGGATCTCGAT ATTTCCATTTCGTTGAACAAGGATGAGCCCGACACGCCCCTGGTCCACCTGATGAAAACTAAAGGAGCAGAGAAAATCCGGGAGGCTCTGGGGAGTTACGTTGGCTTTTTGAAAACAG AATTCACGCAAGGGATGATCCTGCCTACCGCTAACGGCGTGGCCAAGCCTCAGTCCGCTTCTCAGTCCAAAGCCAAGCAGGACAAAACTCAG gTTTCCTCAGGAAGCAGCACGGCAGCTCCCGTCAACACTGGTGTCAAAATCCCCACCTGTAAATTCACCATCAGAGACACGTTTCTCACCTCACCAGCTGAACTCTACAGAGTCTTTCTCAACCAGGAG ATGGTCCAGGCGTTCACACGCAGTCCTGCGACGGTGGATGGAGAGAGGGGTGGAAAGTTTCGCCTGCTAGAAGGAAACGTCTTTGGGGAATTCACGGAGCTG GTACCCGATGAGAAAATAGTAATGAAGTGGAGGTTTAACAACTGGCCCTGTG AGCATTACGCCACCATCACCCTGATGTTCCTGGACCGGAGCAGCGAGACGGAGCTGAAGGTGGAGTGCAGAGGCGTCCCCAACAGCGAGGAGGAGCAGACGAAAGGCGGCTGGAAGAGATACTACTTTGAAGCTATCAAACAGACTTTTGGCTATGGAGCACGACTTTTCTGA